A genomic window from Cucumis melo cultivar AY chromosome 8, USDA_Cmelo_AY_1.0, whole genome shotgun sequence includes:
- the LOC103484597 gene encoding homeobox-leucine zipper protein PROTODERMAL FACTOR 2, which yields MFDPDMFDTTHHHMLEELENMRDDDFDNKSGAEILESACGIDQQQQRSKKKRYNRHTQHQIQEMEAFFKECPHPDDKQRMELSRELGLEPLQVKFWFQNKRTQMKAQHERHENAILKAENEKLRAENIRYREAFAHSTCPNCGSSSTALGEMSFDDQHLRIENSRLRDEIERMSGYGSKCTKPYYQLPTNAPTRSLDLGITNFGPQSSGFVGEMYGAADFFRSISRPSEGEKPVIVELAVSGMEELRRMAQGGEPLWVAGDGKSSGEVVLNEAEYLRSFGGGIVGKPMGFRTEASRVSAVVFMNHMKLVDIFMDATQWSTVFCGIVSRASTVEILSPGLSGNFNGALHVMSAEFQVPSPLVPTRENYFVRYCKQQTDGSWAVADVSLDTLRPSPIPNTRRKPSGCLIQELPNGYSKITWVEHVEVDETGVPTMYRTLVNSGLAFGAKRWVATLDRQSERFATSIATTIPTGDLRVISSIEGRKSMLKLAERMVTSFCAGVGASSVHAWTALPAAAGDEVRVVTRKSTDEPGRPPGVVLSAATSFWIPVSPKVVFDFLRKEKSRSEWDILSNGGLVQEMAHIANGRHSGNCVSLLRVNSANSSQSNMLILQESCTDSTGSYVIYAPVDTVAMNVVLSGCDPDYVALLPSGFAILPDGPGGGGNNGGGILELGSGGSLITVAFQILVDSVPTARLSIGSVATVNSLIKCTVERIRAAVMRESP from the exons ATGTTCGATCCAGATATGTTTGATACTACTCACCATCATATGCTTGAAGAGTTGGAAAATATGAGAGACGATGATTTTGACAACAAATCAGGTGCAGAAATCTTGGAATCTGCTTGTGGAATTGACCAACAACAACAACGTTCTAAAAAGAAACGTTACAATCGTCATACACAACATCAAATCCAAGAAATGGAAGC ATTCTTTAAGGAATGTCCTCACCCAGATGATAAGCAGAGAATGGAGCTGAGTCGTGAGCTGGGGTTGGAGCCATTGCAAGTCAAGTTTTGGTTTCAAAACAAACGCACACAAATGAAG GCTCAACACGAGAGACATGAAAACGCAATACTGAAGGCCGAAAATGAGAAACTTCGTGCTGAGAATATACGTTATAGAGAAGCATTCGCTCATTCAACTTGCCCTAACTGCGGATCTTCCTCCACTGCACTCGGCGAAATGTCCTTTGACGACCAACATTTACGCATTGAGAATTCCCGCTTGCGAGATGAG ATCGAGCGAATGAGTGGATATGGCTCAAAATGCACAAAGCCATACTACCAGCTTCCAACAAATGCTCCAACGCGATCTTTAGACTTGGGCATCACAAACTTCGGTCCACAGTCGTCGGGATTCGTAGGGGAAATGTATGGAGCAGCGGACTTTTTCCGGTCGATATCGAGGCCTTCGGAAGGTGAGAAGCCGGTGATCGTGGAGCTGGCGGTATCGGGGATGGAGGAATTGAGGAGAATGGCTCAGGGAGGGGAGCCATTGTGGGTTGCGGGAGATGGGAAGTCATCAGGGGAAGTGGTTCTTAATGAAGCGGAGTATTTGAGGAGTTTCGGAGGGGGAATTGTGGGAAAGCCCATGGGGTTTAGAACCGAAGCTTCACGAGTTTCAGCTGTTGTGTTCATGAACCATATGAAGTTGGTGGATATTTTTATGGATGCT ACGCAATGGTCGACTGTGTTTTGCGGCATTGTTTCGAGAGCATCCACTGTGGAAATTCTTTCGCCTGGCTTATCTGGAAACTTCAATGGGGCCTTGCATGTG ATGAGCGCTGAATTTCAAGTCCCATCGCCACTTGTTCCAACTCGTGAAAACTATTTCGTAAGATACTGCAAACAACAAACTGATGGTTCATGGGCAGTGGCTGATGTTTCCTTAGACACCTTGCGCCCTTCTCCCATCCCAAATACCCGAAGGAAACCCTCTGGTTGCTTAATTCAAGAATTACCCAATGGTTATTCCAAG ATCACTTGGGTCGAACATGTAGAGGTCGACGAAACCGGCGTCCCCACAATGTACCGGACTCTTGTTAATTCCGGCCTCGCTTTCGGGGCTAAGCGATGGGTTGCTACCTTAGATCGCCAATCTGAGCGTTTCGCTACTTCAATCGCCACCACCATTCCCACCGGCGATTTACGCG TGATCTCAAGTATTGAAGGGAGGAAGAGTATGCTGAAGCTAGCAGAGAGAATGGTGACGAGCTTCTGCGCCGGTGTTGGTGCGTCCAGTGTACACGCTTGGACGGCATTACCCGCTGCAGCTGGCGATGAAGTACGTGTTGTGACGAGGAAGAGCACCGACGAACCAGGACGACCACCGGGTGTTGTGTTGAGCGCCGCCACGTCTTTTTGGATTCCGGTTTCACCTAAGGTTGTTTTTGATTTTCTTCGAAAAGAGAAATCTCGGAGCGAG TGGGATATTCTGTCAAATGGTGGATTAGTTCAGGAAATGGCGCACATAGCCAACGGCCGTCACTCAGGGAATTGTGTCTCCTTGCTTCGTGTCAAT agtGCGAATTCGAGCCAGAGCAATATGCTGATACTACAAGAAAGCTGCACGGACTCAACGGGATCGTACGTTATTTATGCTCCGGTGGACACCGTGGCAATGAACGTCGTGCTAAGTGGTTGCGATCCTGATTACGTGGCGCTTCTACCGTCGGGATTCGCCATACTTCCAGACGGACCCGGCGGAGGAGGAAACAACGGCGGCGGAATTCTAGAGCTGGGATCGGGAGGGTCACTCATCACGGTTGCATTTCAAATCCTGGTTGATTCAGTTCCAACGGCAAGACTTTCAATTGGATCAGTAGCCACCGTTAACAGTCTCATCAAATGCACGGTTGAGAGAATCAGAGCCGCTGTGATGCGTGAAAGCCCATGA
- the LOC103484598 gene encoding glucose-6-phosphate/phosphate translocator 2, chloroplastic codes for MISSLRLTSSNFTSTENFNRKSPLLRPNLPLQSPDCSVLKHVDRSLSTNKPIHISSVENLSLSTKSSERSTVCRAYEADSRRLQINIELPDEQTTQKLKIGLYFATWWALNVVFNVYNKKVLNAFPYPWLTSTLSLAAGSLMMLVSWATRMVDAPKTDLDFWNSLLPVAVAHTIGHVAATVSMSKVAVSFTHIIKSGEPAFSVLVSKFLLGEMFPLPVYLSLIPIIGGCALSAITELNFNIIGFSGAMISNLAFVFRNIFSKKGMKGKSVSGMNYYACLSLLSLLILTPFAIAVEGPKLWAEGFQKALSQIGPNFIWWLGAQSMFYHLYNQVSYMSLDQISPLTFSVGNTMKRIFVIVSSIIIFHTPIRPVNAIGAAIAILGTFLYSQAKL; via the exons ATGATCTCTTCGCTGAGGCTTACATCTTCCAATTTCACTTCCACTGAAAATTTCAACAGAAAATCTCCACTTCTTAGGCCGAATCTACCGTTGCAGTCCCCAGATTGCAGTGTTCTTAAACATGTCGACCGATCTCTTTCAACCAATAAACCAATTCACATTTCGTCGGTTGAAAATCTTTCTTTGTCCACAAAATCATCTGAGCGTTCCACGGTGTGCAGGGCTTATGAGGCCGATTCGCGACGTCTGCAAATTAACATTGAGCTTCCTGATGAACAGACGACTCAGAAACTCAAAATTGGGCTCTATTTCGCCACTTGGTGGGCTTTGAATGTTGTGTTCAATGTCTATAACAAGAAGGTTCTTAATGCCTTCCCTTATCCTTGGCTCACCTCTACTCTCTCCCTCGCCGCTGGATCGCTCATGATGCTTGTTTCATGGGCCACTCGAATGGTCGATGCTCCCAAAACCGATTTGGATTTCTGGAATTCTCTATTGCCG GTCGCAGTGGCACATACGATTGGGCATGTTGCAGCAACTGTGAGCATGTCCAAGGTCGCAGTCTCTTTCACTCACATAATCAAGAGTGGGGAGCCGGCTTTCAGTGTGTTGGTCTCTAAGTTTTTGTTGGGTGAGATGTTTCCATTGCCTGTTTACTTATCTCTAATCCCAATCATTGGAGGCTGCGCTCTTTCCGCCATTACTGAGCTCAATTTCAACATAATTG GTTTCTCGGGAGCGATGATTTCAAACTTGGCATTTGTATTTAGAAACATATTCTCAAAGAAAGGGATGAAAGGAAAGTCAGTGAGTGGGATGAATTACTATGCTTGTCTCTCATTGTTGTCTCTGCTCATTCTTACTCCTTTCGCCATTGCCGTGGAGGGACCCAAATTGTGGGCTGAAGGTTTCCAAAAGGCTCTCTCTCAAATTGGTCCCAATTTCATTTG GTGGTTGGGAGCTCAAAGTATGTTCTATCACTTGTACAATCAAGTGTCTTACATGTCTCTTGATCAGATATCACCATTGACATTCAGCGTGGGAAACACAATGAAGAGAATATTCGTAATAGTGTCGTCCATTATCATCTTCCACACCCCGATCCGACCTGTGAACGCCATTGGAGCTGCTATTGCAATCCTTGGAACTTTCCTCTACTCGCAG GCAAAGCTGTGA